The Notamacropus eugenii isolate mMacEug1 chromosome 4, mMacEug1.pri_v2, whole genome shotgun sequence DNA window ACTACTTCCAGCAGGgagaattttggaaaaaaattcctACGAGAAGTAGTGCCTAAGCTGGGCCTGAAGGATTTTCACAGGCAAAGATTTCTAGGGAAAAGAGTCCAATCCAGGTGATAGAGCTGGGCAAGAAGAGGGGAAATGAGCAAGGCAGTCTGGTTAGAATATAGCATTTGTGAAGACAAGAGCTATGAACTATGGACAGCAAAGGAGGCTGGAGTCGGGCTCTAGAGAGCTCTGAATGCCTGGCTAAGGAGTCAAGAGAATCACACAAACAGGGTGAAGGAAGGTGCAGTGATAGGACAATTGAATGGGGAGACGCTAGAATTAAGATCAGTTAGGATGTCGATGATAGTTCTTCAGTTGAGAGGCGATATAACTAGGAGAGTAGTGGTGTCAttactgtaaaataaggaagctaAAAGGAGCTGTAGGTTTTGGGAGCAAAGGGATGAGTATTTAGTTTTATATTTGTCAAGTCTGAGGTTCTGGTAGCATGTCCAGATGGGAAATGTCTAGGAGTAAGTGGAAAATTATAGACTTGGGAGCCATCCATGTGGAGTTGATAACAATCCTAGGGAGTACATGAGCTCATCAGTGGAGGTTCAAGTTTTGGGgatagaaggaaaaggaggagctAGAAAAAGAGACATGGAAGAAATGATTAGAAGACTAGAAGGAGAAACATGGGAGCACAGTGTTAACAGAAGATAGTATCAAAGAAATGGCAGTCAATGGGTTGTCagcttcttgaaagcaaggacaATTTATGGTTCATCTTTATATCTTCCAAAGTGCCTAACAGTGCTTTGCATGGAATATAAACTCAATAAATGCTAAATAAGGTATACATGTCATCAGTCCTTGTCTGGACTATTGCATTAGCCTCTGAAGTGGCCTTGCTAGAAGAATGTAAGCACCTGGAGGGTAGAGACTCATTTTTGTCAATTCATCCTGAACAATTAACACAGGGCCTCATATATAGTAAGTGTCAgcagaaaaaaatgcttattgagttgGGGCAGTTCCCATTTACTGGAATAGAcactgtgtatatatattttgagGGTTACAACCAATAATTGAATACTAATAGGGCTCACAGTGCCTCTTTTATCTACACTGCTAGATAGTCATTATGTTTGCTTTTTAGGATGTCAGGTCCTACGTAAGTTTTTCCAGCTGCTTCATATAACGTCACTAAAAGGGATAGGTCTTACCTGGCCATGGAAGAGTACAGAGAACTTTTACTTTCTTCATAATGTGGATCAGTGGTGCTTAAAGTTGCAAGGATTCGTAGCGAAAATGTTATGATATGGAACTGGGTAATTCAAGCACGAAGGTTATTTTACTTTGAATCTAGCAAGCTTTTAAAGATAGCCAAACTTGAAGGTAGCCTTGAAACAGGCTTTCATAGCTGGCAGGAAAATTATCAATGAGTTTCCTTTCTCATCAACATTATTTAGAGGTATGCAAAGAGAACAATGAGGTATTTCCATATTATGCTTTATGAAGTTATGCTAATAAGAATTTGCAAGAtgaaatctttcatgaaatatgtTACGTAGCCATAGCAATGCTTCTGAATTAAACTGCAATTTACATTGGATCAGATCTTGCACTACCAAAGAAAACGAAGCACtaattttggggaaagaaaacTTGCTAAGAATTGTTATTAGTAATAACAATGCCCCACTAAAGACTTTCTTCAGTGCCTCCCTATGTTGTGGAGGTGACTCTGGGCTGAATAAATCCTGTGTAAAATTAGGCTAATAAGGATTTGCACGGTGACAGCTTTGATGAAATAAATGTATTTCATAAAAAAACCTTTGCTAATAGCTGTACAAATTGTAAAGGAACTACCAAGTTAAAGATGAACCGTGTTTTTGTTTGTCTGAGGACTTGCATAGCTAAGTTTGGGGGTTACTTTCTTGGCCATCGGGGGGTGAATTTAGGAGACTATGGCAATTCATAAATACTGTGTGCAAGTATCTACATTTGTCAACAGAGTAATTATATAAATGAAGTGAAGGATCCTTAAAATATTTAAGTATAATAATAtgaactcacatttacataggactttactgtttacaaagtacttttacgGTTTGCAAAGCACAGAAGATGAGATGATTGTTTTGTAAGACTTTGTTAATGAAACATTTctgaaatgaaaaacagaaaattaaggTCTGGAAGCAGAGGGGTTTAATCTCAAAAATGAAAGCCAATTAGAAAACATAACAAGTGAGGAAGATATTTACCAATAAGGAATCTAAATGCAGGGTCTCCTTCAGATCCTAGAATCTTAATCTTGTGGAAAACGGGGAAGGTTACTCCATAGTTGGATTTCACAAAAGCTTCTATTTCGTGGCTGGGGCGGGGCTCCGATTCTCCAAACTGATTGCACGGGAAAGCCAGGACGTTGAAGTGGAAGGATCCGAACTCTCGGTGCAGTTCCTGCAGGGCTAAGTAATTCCTGTCTGTGTGCTGGCAGTTACTGGCCACGTTTACAATCAGTGATGCCTCCgggaaaaagagaaaggccaACCAGAGggtgaaacatattttcataaaaaCTGCAAgttcaaagaacaaaaacaacttCGAACAAAGCAGCTCCTCTTTGGTTCCATTACATTTCTtcgtaaatatttataaaacaacgTAACAGTGCTAGGACTTAATAGCATTATATCACTGGTTAAGAAACCTTGGGAGTGCAGAAAAGGAGAAACTTTAAAGTTTTAGTGATATacgtaacttttttttttgttgtaccTGCATTTTCATATAAAAACTATTAAGTCATATATTCCTATCTCCATCCCCATCCCTACCTACCCTCCCCCCCATTAATCCCTAAATGATCCAAAGCATTAACACAAACAAGAGGTTTCTTTTAACatccagaaaatgaaaaaaaagagaaccgAACTTTATTTGGCTTGTGACATTATTTCAAATCTTGCTTTCCTTAGGGGTTAAAGGGACGTGTACTGAGAGTTCCCCCTGGGTAACGCCTTAGTAGTAACTAAATCCATCAATCCCTCCTAACCAAGTGTTACTATTACAGGATGTAAAGTTAAGACGTGGATTCTGCAAAGAGGATACAAAGTATCTGGAAAGGCATCTAAACGAAAACCACAAGACGCTACTCACTTTGCCCCTGTACTTTTCCAGAGAAACAGTCCTTCCCCTGGAGTCCTTCACTTCGAAAGAATAAAAGTCTTGGATTTTTGGCTTCAGGTATCTCAGCTGCAGCAGGAACAAGGTCCCGGAGCACAGGGCCATGGACAACAAGACCGCGATCACCCTGGCCTTGGGGACGGAGCATTTCAATGGGGTCGCGGCCAGAGGCTCCATTTTGCGGGGCTCGCGGGCGGCGTCGGCAGGCCTGCAGTGGGAGGAGGAGCCCAAACCCTAGGCCGGCCGCCGCCCCGGCCGCGGCCTCGCCAAAGCAGCCAAGGGTGCCGCAGCTCCGCTCGGTCCGGAGGGCACGGGAGGAGGCTGCTGGAGGGGCTTCGGCGGTGACACGACGAGAAGCCGGGAACGGACAGGCCCCTAACTTGTAATTGTCCCCCTTGCTCTCAAAAGAAGTCAGAACATTCCGCCAGTAGATGGCGCTGCAGCAGCTCGAAAGCCCCTCCGAGGCCCCGGCGTGAGTGGAGGAGGACGGTAGGGcgtggagctgaaagggacccgaGGGGGCATCCGGTCAGCTCCCCTCCTACCGTTGGGGCTGAGGAAGGACTTCCTAAGAGGCGGAGGGATGTGCTGGGCGGCCTGATGTCGTAGGGATTGAATGAGATCCTTGGGATTTAAAATGGGGAAGCCAGGATTCTGATAcacacaaaacaaaccaaaaaaacccaaaccccaaaCGTTCTCTAGACTTCTGTGTGGAGAAATaaattgatgaaaaaaaagacataacGGATTGcgtgccttctcaaggagaggggaagggagagattttggaactcaaaattttaaaaacgtGTTAAAATGTTATCCATGTTAAAATCCTTTATAGCCCTTTATCTCAGCTTCTCAAAGGGTTAGTGTTTATAATCCACCTCCACTTCATTTTGTTACATACAAAAATAATCCCATTACATTTAActcaatgaaaaattatttagCATCAACTATGTTCAAGGTGCCCTTGTAGGCTCTggttacaaaaatgaaaaataatgatctTTGCCCTCTAATTACTTACAATCTTGTAAGGGGGTATGAAAAGTATATGGATGAGTTTAATGTGAGTTAGAGTATCCAGAAAGTCAAAAAAGAAGGGGTTACAGTAACACCTGCATTGGGGCTTGAGATGGAGAAGAATTTCAGTAGGCAGAAATGACACTGAGAGTCTGGTGTAGGCACGAAGGATCGTGCACATGAAAAGCTCAGTGGTCAAAGATTTCTGTATAAGTATGTTGAGAATTCAAAAATGCCATTAGAAGGAAGGCCATCTAATACTgatcagaggagggagagataagTTGTGGTGGAGAGTGACTCTCAATGGCAAATAATCACCAGATATGAAGGAGGCAGAATATTATCTTTCTAGGAAATATACCTGAGATATGATGGACAGTCTAAGCAATGACAATTACCCACTTATGATTCGAGTGGAGacaaattctatttttcctttttttaatttatttaaaatgttcattgatatctcttgtttttatatcatccttgtgagtcatcccttataataaagagtgaaaaagagaaaaagtagccCAGCAGAACTAATAACATATGAACCATCTGACAGTATAGTTCATGTTTCATTTCCATTGTCCCCTATATTTGCAAAAATAGGAGGGGTTAATTGTCTTAtctcttctctggagccaagcttggtcataatttcctcctttttttgttctttcaatttacattattgtagctagagtatatattgttttcctggttctgcttacttctcaGTGAATCAATTAATATAAATCTTCTCACACTCTGAATTTTTGATACCCATTGTTTCATATGGAACagttatatttcattatattcgtgtactaaaatttgtttagccattccgtAATGAGAATTCATGACCTTAGCTGTCTATACATAAGTATTGGTGATAAATaaggtaaaatataaatattgataAAAGGAGGTATTCTATTCGTAGGTATTCTTAATAATAAGTGGCATTAAAATATGACATATGACTGGAATTTGACTATTCAAAAATGGCAGATTGGATAAGTATATCAAGAAGTTATGCTTGTATAAAGAAATCTGAACTAGAGAGAGGAAGCATCGTGAAAAGCAATAAAATGAAGttaaatatagacaaaaataGGATGGTGTGGTCAAAGTAATATATTGGGCctgaaggaggaaatgattgATAAGTTTGGGAAGCAGATAATAAGCTTGGCATATGGCATCACAGCACAGTGGTATTGGTTGACTTCAACTATCTAGATGGCTGttagaatcttttcttttttgttactaAAAGCAAAGATATATTCTTGACAtgcttaaataataatttaattctgGATGTAGACAAGGAGGGCTGTATTTATCTGAAGTTTAAATCCTTGCTGTATCCTTGCTGAGTATCCTTGCTGAGTGTCTTTTCCATGCTGTGGTTAAGTGTCAAATGGTCTAGACTGTCTCATTTTGTTTTGATCCTGAACCTGAGCCACCAGACTGGACTGAATCAGGTCTAatctcctcccccactcctccaGGAATCTTGGCAGGAAGTGTCTATGTATCTTAAAGTTTGTGATAGATAGACAAGGAGGGGAAAGCTGGCCACAGTATGATGCCTGCCCCAGACTTTGTcatggttgttcagttgtttcagtcatgtctgattctttgtgaccctatttggggttttcttggcagagatatgggagtggtttgccatctccttctccagctcattttacagatgaggaaactgaggcaacacggttaaatgacttgcctaggatcacacagctaatagatgtctgaggccagatttgaagtctgCCTGACTTGCAgactggcactttatccactgtgacacctaggtGCCTACCCTAGATTTCGGGGCACTGTCTTTTAAAGAATTCAGATAGTACATAGGTAGGATCTCATGGTAGAAAATTCTACAAGGTCTATAGaaggttatgtttgtccttcgtagacgaagaaaaccatgccatcagagaaatgatggcaagAACTGCAAGGTCTAATAGTAATAATGAAGTACTCTCAAGGGTGGAACTGGGATGACAAACACAAATGATTCCAATGAGACTCAACTACCCAaatcttattttgcttctgttttttttttctgccaaagaGAACAACCTTTTTGTCTTGAAAGGGTAGAATAAAGATGGTTAACAGGGAGTTGAAATCTCAGAAAAGTAAGAAAGCATTAGGAGGTCTACCACATGCCAGGGtgctgaaaaaaaattgtttgtttttatgtgtgtgtgtgtgcgtgttaaACTAAGAATAACAAGAGAGGTGGATTATTGTCAACTTAGTTTTGATTTTGGGCAAATTCTAGAATGAAATGTTAAAGAGATGGTTTTTGAGGGCATAGAAAGGGAATCAATGATAACCAAGAGTTAGCATGCCTTTATCAGGAATATGTGAAATATCATTACAACTTTTTGTCAGGATTACTAGATTGGTAGACCATGGATTTCCACAGACATAATATACTTTGGTTTGAGCAGAGCATTTGCTagtatcctttttttccccaagtagaCAAGTTATAGttatatagatattgatataagATCAGTTAGTAAAGTTAGTTGGATTTGGAACTTTTTGAATAGTGGTATTCAAtaataattaacaaattaatGTCAGCTTAGAGGGTGGTCttgaaaaatgcatttttatcaatgactttcaTCATCTTTGACTTCAATACTTTGGAGGAAAGAATAGTtgtcatgcttatcaaattttttGATGGCATGAGACTGGAAGGGAGAGTTTAAATACTGGATGTCAAAGTCAGAATTTTGACAGATAGGCCAAATCCAGTAACATGAAAGTTAATGTAATAAGTGTGAAGTcacatttgggttaaaaaaatgacACTTTAGAAGTCTGTGTCTGAGGAAGCGTGGATGAACAACAACTTGCATAACAAAATCTTGGGACTTTAATGAATTTCAAACTCAATGAAGTAATAACATGATATGACAGTCAAAAAACTAATGTTCAGAATGTTAGAGGTATTATAGAAGTAGAATAAACAGGGCTTAGCAACTGATAGGATGTGAATAGTAGAGGAGAGTGAAGAGTCTAATATACATTTCATGTTTTGAGCCTGATTGGACTGGGAGAATGATAGGCTTCAGTATCCTTATTTGCAAGAAGAGAGAACtagaccagatggtctctgaagttccttccaattctagatctatgatacaATGATGAAACAtggagttaatttttttttatcatgttgaGCTTGAGGCATCAGCAGGACACACAAGTGGAGAAGTCTGTCCAATGGATAATTGGAATTTCTGGACTGAAGCTGAGAGGTGAGGTCTGGGCAGAGATATTTGGGAATCATCCATATGGTAGTGATAATGGAAGCCTTGGGAGTAGACACAATTGCCAAGAAAGCAagttcagagagaaaaagagaagacagacatGGATATAACTTTGAATAGATTGCCCACAATTGGGTGACAGAAAGAACAGAAATGGATCAATAAGTTagcaaaggagaggaaagaagaaaatcaggacAGAGCAATCAATATATGTTGGTTTATAATGAACTGGTAGATTTCACTATACGTAGATTTCCTGAGATGAGTGGAAAGGTCAGAAGGAGGAACCATGGCTGGTGAGGGTGAGTGTGGAGTAATCTTGAAACAGAAGGTGTGATTCTGAACTCTAGTGTTGTGGGAAATGACTGCTAAGACCTGCAAGGTGAACAGTCAAAAGGTTGGAGGAGTCAGCTCAAGATGGACACTGGTAGGGAAGTAGTTTAGGCACAGAAGGAGAGATTTTGGCAGTGCTGTAAAGGCAAAAATGGTAGTTTGGCATTGGATGTTGTGCATAGCAAAGTCAACAGCGATGCGTAAATGAACCTGAAGTTTCTGGCTGAGGAGGGAAAACTATGTGATGGTACTGACCATTTCAAGTGTTCATATTTTAGTTTAAAATGTTATTGAGATACTTTGGTCTTCTcatttgaatttaaaatgaaattgagatattaagtttaaaattttttgtagCAAAAGAGGCCAAGAGACAGTTCAGAGACCCAATTATACTCTTCACAGTAGTCTTCTTAGTCTCCTTACCCCCTATGGAACTGATTTATTGCCTTTTATTCAAACATTTACTTAATTGTGCTActtagagagatagagagagaaagagaaagagacagatagagacagagagacagaaagaaacagggagacagagagcgacagagaccaagagacagacagaaaaaaccAGAAATGCATTAGCTGTAATGatggttattaaatatttttatgaacaATGTACTAGATGAATTCTATTATAGTGAATCATAAATATTTCCTTCTGGGTATGTTCATACTTTTTGGATGGTGGGCCACTTGGGAGGCGATGGTTGAGAGCGTATTGGATCATCTCTGTTAATTTTATCTCCACTGTATACTCTAGTGGAAAGACTTTAGCATCACTTCTTTGCCTTTCCTGGCATTTCCAGGTCTCCCCCCCCGAATATGTGTGCCAGATTATTTATCACCAGatatatttgtttctattttcccagttgtttcattttgttatttcctGACCTTATTTTTACCCTCTCTCTAGGTtccattctatttattttttggcCAGCGTACTCCAAATTCCTCCTGATTTAGTGTCAATGTAATGTGAACTTTAAAGGTAAACAAGTCAAGCAGATTTGCGTAGGGTATCGAGCCATCcatcctttttcccttctttgtcttgtttttctcatcttcctcttcctctctattaataaatacttgagtCATTCCAAACTATGCGATAGGCATTTCCTCCAAGGGAGATCCTGCATCCAAAGTGTAAAAACACGGCAGAATGAAATGGTATAATCTAGTGGGAAGGCATGTCCCTCGGGACCCTCTCACGATGTACACAGTGAAGGGGGAGGCTGAGCAGCATTTTTGAATCAATTTGAGCTGTTAATCCAAATAATTCTGACCCTCACCTAGACTCTCTTTACAAAATTAAATAAGACATATGTCAAATTCAACGAAGACTAAACATTACAGGTTGCAAAATTATGTTGTGAGTAATGTAGTGTCTGCTCCAACACCTCCAGTGACAGAGAATGTATTACTTTGCAAGATGGCCCATCAGAGAGCCACAGAATTGGACTCCACGGCTTAGTCCCTATGTAGCCTTGGGCAAATCGCTGTCCTCTTTGGACTCCACTGGCTCTTCTAGCTATAGGGCCACCTAATCCAACCTGAATCTAAACAGGAATGCTTTCTATAAGGTGTGGTTATTGGGCTTCAACTCTTCTAGGGAAGGGAAACCCAGATTATCCTGAAGCAGCCCACTGACCTGTTTGATAGGATGTCCCTTACTTCAAGTGGGACTCTGCAACTTTCATCCAGTGATCCTGACTCCATCCTTTGGGGCCAACTAAACAGAACCATTCTATCTTCTACATTATGACTAATAAAACACTTGAAAACAGCTATTGTGACCACTTCTCCTCCAcaaactttctctttttcaggctaaacatctccagtttctCCATCTTGATGCCCATTCCCTGGTCTCAGAAGTCCTCATGTTCTGGTTGCCTTCCTCTAGACAGGCTTGTCAGTGTCCTTCTTAAAATGGTGCACCCGAATGGAACATAACTCTACAGATATGATCTGACTCCAGCTGTGTACACTGTATAGTGGTTCTGGAACCTCTCTCACATTAACATAACTTAAGActaagttaatttttttatttgggtCATGCTATTTACTCATATTTAATTACTGTAGTTCCCTAACCTCCTCAAATCCTATTCATCCCTCATCCCCTGTTGCTTGTTTCGGTTGAAGAAGTTGCATGTTCATTCTCAGACAAAGATGCACATCTGTTTTGCTCCCCCTGGTTTCAGATCCCTTAACGCTGCTTTTACTGAaatcttctttgtttttccatgAGGACTGGGCCTCCCTAGTGTCTTTCCCAGTCTGGAAGTGCAGGAACACTCACAGGCCCTCTCTGTCTGCTGATTGGCATTGAAGCTTTGACTTGCTGTGTATCTGACCTGAGCCCATTTGTATCTCTTGAGTCAGAGCCTGATGATGCTCCATTCCTGGGGCCTCACCTCAGTGGTGCCAGACTTATTCAGGACACCCAGTCCACTCCagccctactgcagctcagaTCTTGGGAACTCAGTcagtccccccacccccaacccaggAGCAGGGATTACAGGTGGGGCCACCATGCCCAGCCTGATAGGTTTGAAAAATCAAATCTTTATCTTTTACATCCTTTATCCTTGCTTAGTCTAGGTCAGAGCTTGATTCTTGATACTCCATTTTCCTAATCCCCTCCTCTCATTGCTAGGATGACACCTTGCTTTCAAGAAATGTTTATCACttcatctccctctcccctctttcttttctctagggtACTTCTGTCTGATCAGCAGAGCCTGTTTTCTCTTTGTTCCCTCCAATATCCTTAGATGAAGTAGGACTTCTAAATACTCCCCAAAGACTATCTCCTTATTGTACCATGTAAACGACGAGACTTAGGCTACCTGGCCTTTTCATTTTATGTGCAAGTGTTTTATCTTTAAGTCTCCTTTGTCTATTGTTCAAACTTGCTCAACTCTGGCTTTCTCAAGAGGAAGGCGAAAGTAAGCCAAATTGCCaaaggtctgttttctttcacatttccTCAGGTCCAAAAGACAAGTTATCCTATGGTGTaagctattttccttttctttttggaatataAATAACATTctagtcttttatttcttttcatcaaagagtgttgttgttcagttacttttcagtcatgtctgagtttttgtaaccctgtttgggattttattgacaaagatattggagtggtttgccattttcttctctggctcatttatGTATCTCAATTTATaaactgagaaactgaggcaaatagtattaagtgacttgcctagagtcacacaactagtaagcctctcaggtcagacttgaactcaggaagataaaagtCTTCCTATTATAGGCTGGGTGTTCTATCCagtgggccacctagctgctcctcatCAAAGAGTAGTGTCAATGATTTGAACCAGTATTCTCTGAGAACACTAGTTCCTCCTGGAAACTTGCAAAGCCCTTTTGTTTATTCTAACCCTTTGTGATTACATTCCTGGGTGAGTTAATTTGGCTCTTGTCTTTTAGTATCCTGTGGATTCTGTTGATGTCCACTTTGTCCTCTAATTCTATATGATGAGGACATTTTCTTGTATGATTCCTGAACTGTGACATTCAGGTTCTTTgccttatcattttttttcttcttaattcctgtcttcaagatcaatTACTTTGGTTAAACATTCTTCAGATTTTGCTGTCTAATGAAGTTGCTATTTCTTGTGACATCTCTGTATTTTTGCATTCTGTCTGCTGTTCTTTTTGTCAGATTTATCTGGTTTATCTACCGGTTTCCTGCTATCTGTTCTGAACTATTGATTACCTGGTTGGtctttttgaatttttgtttaaGATTTTGCTCCTTATCCTTTCCTTTAAGTCTTTTATTAAACTTCTCAGCCACTCCAGTTCTTGCATTTTGAATTTCACTTATGAGGTTGGTTGTAATTAGGACAGTATTATTCCCTTCTGAGATTTCTTTTCACAATCTTTTATTCCTTAATATTCCTTTCAATATCATccggattttttgtttgtttgtttaattacttttttcttcagtctcagattttttttactgtggttttttgtttgtgagcctttctttttcccttcactttttGGGGGCTTTTAAATTTTGCTTGGTATTGTTATTGTTTTGCTGTTTTGAGGTGATGGAGATTGGAACTCTTGCAAAACATTTTGGGACAGGCCTGGCACTTAAATTTGTTTGAAGGAGTTAGttgtttccagttatttcttatattattatgGGCTTCAtttatttcctgatttttaaaaatcctttccacTTTGAAGATCATTCATTCTCCTTGGTGGGcaagatggagaaaaaagaggagtcAATTTCCTCGATTTTCCTCAAAGTCCTTGagtctttatttattttgatctttTAGCTCTATCAATCACGTTTAGGGCAACAGATGGAGGCAGTGACAGCAGCATTAGGATCTAGAATCTGGGTTTTGTTTCATTGGGTGTATGGCATTTACCGTGAAATTCTTTGgcaacatttgaaaaaaaaccaacaacttaCACTCCTCTCCCCCCGCCTCCCATAGACtcctcttcttgttttttttttttggttgttgttcagtattTTCAGTGTTGTCTGAAAcccattatgatttttttttggcagaaatactggagtggtttgccatttccttctccatgtc harbors:
- the GPX8 gene encoding probable glutathione peroxidase 8, whose translation is MEPLAATPLKCSVPKARVIAVLLSMALCSGTLFLLQLRYLKPKIQDFYSFEVKDSRGRTVSLEKYRGKASLIVNVASNCQHTDRNYLALQELHREFGSFHFNVLAFPCNQFGESEPRPSHEIEAFVKSNYGVTFPVFHKIKILGSEGDPAFRFLIDSSKKEPRWNFWKYLVNPEGKVVKFWRPDESLEAIRPDVAALVRQIIIKKKEDL